The following coding sequences are from one Verrucosispora sp. WMMD573 window:
- a CDS encoding Uma2 family endonuclease, with protein sequence MSAEPIPTSPGPWCPDPMRQQRADYTLEDLLALPDDAPRVELVDGVIHVTPSPTLGHQDISSLMWLWLRSHAPAHLRAAQAIGVGLSHNTSRQPDVLLCRAGLPADRSRLRPADVVLAVEVVSPGTRRVDRFAKPGEYAAAGIPFYWRIEQNPVRVYAYRLGDRIGPGGERQYELVADSTELVELTEPFEIKLPVRDLTP encoded by the coding sequence ATGAGCGCCGAGCCCATCCCGACATCACCTGGCCCCTGGTGTCCGGACCCGATGCGGCAGCAGCGTGCGGACTACACGCTGGAGGACCTGCTCGCCCTGCCGGATGACGCCCCCCGCGTCGAACTCGTCGACGGAGTCATCCACGTGACACCCTCCCCCACCCTGGGCCATCAGGACATCTCCAGTCTGATGTGGCTGTGGTTGCGATCCCACGCGCCAGCGCACCTGCGTGCCGCCCAGGCGATCGGCGTCGGGCTCAGCCACAACACCAGCCGACAACCGGACGTGCTGCTCTGCCGCGCCGGACTGCCCGCCGACCGGTCCCGGCTGCGGCCGGCGGACGTCGTGCTGGCCGTCGAGGTCGTCTCGCCGGGTACCCGCCGCGTCGACAGGTTCGCCAAGCCGGGCGAGTACGCCGCCGCCGGCATCCCCTTCTACTGGCGCATCGAGCAGAACCCGGTGCGCGTGTACGCCTACCGCCTCGGCGACCGGATCGGGCCGGGCGGGGAGCGGCAGTACGAACTCGTCGCCGACAGCACGGAACTGGTCGAGCTGACCGAACCCTTCGAGATCAAACTTCCGGTCCGCGACCTCACTCCATAG
- a CDS encoding DUF2945 domain-containing protein — translation MADQEFRKGDHVSWASHSGRAHGVVKEKLTERTHVRGHAVDASPEQPQYRIRNDDSGRDVAHRPEVLRREQS, via the coding sequence ATGGCCGACCAGGAGTTCCGCAAGGGCGACCACGTCTCCTGGGCCAGCCACAGCGGCCGGGCCCACGGTGTGGTCAAGGAGAAGCTGACCGAACGGACCCACGTACGCGGGCACGCGGTGGACGCGTCACCGGAGCAGCCGCAGTACCGCATCCGCAACGACGACTCGGGTCGCGATGTGGCCCACCGTCCGGAGGTGCTGCGCCGTGAGCAGTCGTGA
- a CDS encoding DUF3140 domain-containing protein: MSSRDDPDQTYREFTEAVNMKPGELSKWLDTDESKHVGWRRKGSGGGETVGHESGRKIIDLLRRKRGQLTEADYKHMRKVVGYVRRHMAQRPSGDVRDTRWRYSLMNWGHDPVKAPLPPPGGPSRKALDRHGAPPKSRRGPGR, from the coding sequence GTGAGCAGTCGTGACGACCCGGACCAGACCTACCGGGAGTTCACCGAGGCGGTGAACATGAAACCCGGCGAGTTGTCCAAGTGGCTGGACACCGACGAGTCCAAGCATGTCGGCTGGCGGAGGAAGGGCAGCGGGGGCGGCGAGACGGTCGGCCACGAGTCCGGCCGGAAGATCATCGATCTGTTGCGCCGCAAGCGTGGCCAGCTGACCGAGGCCGACTACAAACACATGCGCAAGGTCGTCGGGTACGTCCGACGGCACATGGCGCAGCGTCCCAGCGGCGACGTCCGTGACACCCGGTGGCGGTACTCGCTGATGAACTGGGGTCACGACCCGGTCAAGGCCCCGTTGCCACCGCCCGGCGGCCCCTCCCGCAAGGCCCTCGACCGGCACGGCGCCCCACCCAAGTCCCGCCGAGGCCCCGGCCGCTGA